A genomic stretch from Candidatus Latescibacterota bacterium includes:
- a CDS encoding pyridoxamine 5'-phosphate oxidase family protein, protein MTKYHMVRQDKAITSESEIRKLLAAGRLASVAMCRKDEPYIITMNYGYDPDRHVLYFHCGFKGQKLEFIAANPAVCATVIYDLGYVDGKCEHKYQSLLIRGSMKIIDDFEEKKHGIEVLMEHQESDADPVRKRNFTTDADYNKFLILKLDIMGITGKQSL, encoded by the coding sequence ATGACGAAATATCACATGGTCAGGCAGGATAAGGCTATTACTTCTGAATCAGAGATCAGGAAGCTTCTCGCGGCTGGCAGGCTTGCGTCTGTGGCGATGTGCAGGAAAGATGAGCCGTACATCATTACAATGAATTATGGGTACGACCCCGATCGGCACGTATTGTATTTCCATTGTGGTTTCAAGGGACAGAAGCTCGAGTTTATTGCGGCCAATCCTGCCGTATGTGCTACCGTTATTTATGATCTGGGTTATGTGGACGGTAAATGCGAGCATAAATATCAGTCTCTTCTGATCAGGGGCTCGATGAAAATAATCGATGATTTCGAAGAGAAAAAACATGGGATAGAGGTCCTGATGGAACATCAGGAATCGGACGCGGACCCTGTACGCAAGAGGAATTTCACGACAGACGCGGATTACAACAAGTTTCTAATCCTGAAGCTCGATATAATGGGAATTACTGGCAAGCAGAGTCTTTAG